A genomic region of Priestia aryabhattai contains the following coding sequences:
- a CDS encoding glycoside hydrolase family 13 protein, giving the protein MEKKWWKESVVYQIYPISFKDSNGDGIGDLQGIISKLDYLKELGIEVIWLCPIYQSPNHDNGYDISDYRAIMKQFGTMEDFDELLTQAHKRNLKIIMDLVVNHTSNEHPWFIESRSSIDNPKRDYYIWRKGKNGGPPNNWESYFGGSVWEYDELTDEYYLHLYTKQQPDLNWDNKNVIREVEEMVSWWLDKGVDGFRLDAIAHIVKAENLPDAPNPTSLPYVRAYKLFSNLEKVHTLLRNLYEKVLYKYDIMTVGETSGLGPEQALNYIGDKRHELNMVFHFEHMLLDSKAGGTGKWEFKPWNLLDLKNVMSKWQTIIHNQGWNANYLCNHDQPRSVSRFGNDGRYRKESAKMLATFLLTLEGTPYIFQGEEIGMTNPNFQSIEHYRDIETLNYYKEAMESGASLDSTMKAIWRKSRDNSRTPMQWDDTHAAGFTQGTPWIKINANYKEINVQEALQDKSSIFHYYRKMIALRKKHDVLIYGEYNLLLPIDPDLYVYTRTLGEEKFLIILNFFDRTPMFEMPEELSMLDAKLLISNYDVEREDLHGLKL; this is encoded by the coding sequence ATGGAAAAGAAGTGGTGGAAAGAAAGTGTAGTTTATCAAATATACCCTATTAGCTTTAAAGATTCTAATGGTGATGGAATTGGGGATCTACAAGGTATTATTTCAAAACTTGACTACTTAAAAGAGCTAGGCATTGAAGTGATTTGGCTATGTCCTATTTATCAGTCACCAAATCATGATAATGGCTATGATATCAGTGACTATCGCGCTATTATGAAGCAATTTGGAACGATGGAGGACTTTGATGAACTATTAACTCAAGCACATAAACGTAATTTGAAGATTATTATGGACTTAGTTGTTAACCATACATCGAACGAACATCCTTGGTTTATTGAATCCCGTTCTTCTATAGATAACCCAAAGAGGGACTACTATATTTGGAGAAAAGGTAAAAATGGAGGTCCACCGAATAACTGGGAATCTTATTTTGGTGGATCTGTTTGGGAATATGATGAACTGACGGACGAGTACTATCTTCATCTTTATACTAAGCAACAGCCAGATCTGAATTGGGATAATAAAAATGTTATAAGAGAAGTTGAAGAAATGGTATCTTGGTGGCTAGATAAAGGAGTAGATGGATTTAGATTAGATGCTATAGCTCATATTGTTAAAGCTGAAAACCTTCCCGATGCGCCGAATCCAACGAGCCTTCCTTATGTAAGAGCCTATAAGCTATTTTCTAATTTAGAAAAAGTTCATACACTACTCAGAAATCTATACGAGAAAGTGCTGTATAAATACGATATTATGACAGTGGGGGAAACATCGGGATTAGGACCCGAACAAGCATTGAACTATATTGGAGATAAGCGTCACGAACTGAATATGGTCTTTCATTTTGAACATATGCTATTAGATTCGAAAGCTGGAGGGACTGGTAAATGGGAATTTAAGCCTTGGAACCTTCTAGATTTGAAGAATGTAATGAGTAAATGGCAAACGATTATTCATAATCAAGGCTGGAATGCGAATTATCTCTGTAACCATGATCAACCTCGATCGGTTTCTCGTTTCGGAAATGATGGAAGATATCGAAAAGAATCAGCCAAAATGTTAGCAACGTTCTTGCTAACATTAGAAGGGACTCCTTACATATTCCAAGGCGAGGAGATTGGCATGACAAATCCTAATTTCCAATCCATTGAGCATTATCGAGACATTGAGACTCTTAACTATTATAAGGAAGCAATGGAAAGTGGAGCTTCGCTGGATTCTACTATGAAAGCAATTTGGAGAAAAAGTCGCGATAACTCTCGTACTCCTATGCAGTGGGATGATACACATGCTGCAGGTTTTACTCAAGGTACACCTTGGATTAAGATAAATGCGAATTACAAAGAAATTAATGTGCAGGAAGCCCTTCAGGATAAGAGTTCTATTTTTCACTATTATCGAAAGATGATTGCATTGAGAAAGAAACACGATGTCCTTATTTATGGAGAATATAATCTCTTATTACCTATTGATCCAGACCTTTACGTATATACTCGTACGTTAGGTGAAGAAAAATTTTTAATTATATTGAATTTCTTTGATCGAACTCCAATGTTTGAAATGCCAGAAGAGTTAAGTATGCTGGATGCTAAACTTTTGATTTCTAATTATGATGTAGAAAGAGAAGATTTACATGGGTTAAAGCTATAG
- a CDS encoding general stress protein, which produces MKEIKVAENSGQANKFIEDFFTNGFSKSEVYLLTYNKERSEYLTDITDTKEYRTSEQGVFESTVNKLFSREDELRSKMASLGLIQEETERCVGEMKQERIVIIAKKGI; this is translated from the coding sequence GTGAAAGAAATTAAAGTAGCAGAAAATAGTGGTCAGGCAAATAAGTTCATTGAAGATTTTTTTACCAATGGGTTTAGTAAAAGTGAAGTTTACTTGTTGACCTATAATAAAGAGCGTTCGGAATATTTAACAGATATAACAGATACGAAAGAATATCGAACTTCTGAACAAGGGGTTTTTGAATCCACCGTTAATAAGTTATTTTCTCGTGAAGATGAACTTCGTTCTAAAATGGCCTCATTAGGGTTAATACAAGAAGAAACTGAACGATGTGTAGGTGAAATGAAACAAGAACGTATAGTAATCATTGCAAAGAAAGGAATTTAG
- a CDS encoding general stress protein has product MSKSIIGIYETPEETLNTIEKLKTIGYEDNEITVLTNQETTAGNLAYRTNVNVDRLSSVKHDEVTHEDMTGGAQPDSFLDKLKKFFLVQNYSNDADRVTDLGIPSEELTSYKKDLDDGKFLIAVTSHKLSEKGIDLG; this is encoded by the coding sequence ATGAGTAAAAGTATTATAGGTATATATGAAACGCCGGAGGAAACATTAAATACAATTGAGAAGTTAAAGACGATAGGGTATGAAGATAATGAAATTACAGTTCTAACTAACCAAGAGACGACAGCAGGCAATCTAGCCTATAGAACGAATGTAAATGTTGATCGACTATCTTCTGTTAAACACGATGAAGTCACCCATGAAGATATGACTGGAGGGGCCCAGCCGGATTCCTTTTTAGATAAATTAAAGAAGTTTTTTTTGGTGCAAAATTACTCAAATGATGCAGATCGTGTAACGGATTTAGGCATTCCATCAGAGGAGCTGACCTCTTATAAAAAAGATTTAGATGATGGAAAGTTTTTAATTGCTGTAACCTCTCATAAATTAAGTGAAAAGGGCATAGACCTAGGGTAA